The Methanosphaera sp. WGK6 genome contains a region encoding:
- a CDS encoding ATP-binding protein has translation MSQKILKRKQYTEKLEQLIDTETIKVLTGVRRCGKTYILKSIEKTLKEKQIPPKNIIYISFESFEYNSIKNYIDLGNHIKKITEEIEGKIYFLFDEIQNINQWEKIINALRVDYHCDIYITGSNSNMLSGELATLLAGRYIQYQIYPFSYNEILEYHKEILHEEITPTKEIEIFNKYMEYGGFPEILKYPEELKQKYLDSLYNTIILKDIVKRNEIRDYDFLERLLSYIINNIGGLFSARKISKYFKHENRKISLDKILRYISYIIDANIIMKSKRENMKGKQILTINEKYYLVDVGLYNNLIPKQYRNIGSILENIIYVELIRRGYKITIGKQDNLEVDFICRNLEKTIYIQVSWSIVDQTTQEREIKPLLNIKDNNPKYILSMDTFNFSRDNITHINVIDFLKNETI, from the coding sequence ATGTCCCAAAAAATACTAAAAAGAAAACAATACACAGAAAAACTAGAACAACTAATAGATACAGAAACCATCAAAGTTCTCACAGGAGTAAGAAGATGTGGAAAAACATACATACTTAAATCAATAGAAAAAACACTTAAAGAAAAACAAATACCTCCTAAAAATATAATATACATATCATTCGAATCATTTGAATATAATTCTATCAAAAACTACATAGATTTAGGTAATCATATCAAAAAAATCACAGAAGAAATAGAAGGTAAAATATATTTCCTATTTGATGAAATACAAAATATAAATCAATGGGAAAAAATAATCAATGCATTACGAGTAGATTATCACTGTGATATATACATCACGGGATCAAACTCAAACATGTTATCTGGAGAACTAGCAACACTACTAGCAGGACGATATATTCAATATCAAATATACCCATTTTCATACAATGAAATTCTAGAATACCATAAAGAAATATTACATGAAGAAATAACACCCACCAAAGAAATAGAAATATTTAACAAATACATGGAATATGGTGGATTTCCAGAAATACTAAAATATCCAGAAGAACTAAAACAGAAGTATCTAGACTCTTTATACAATACAATCATACTTAAAGACATAGTAAAAAGAAATGAAATAAGAGACTATGACTTCTTAGAAAGATTATTATCATACATAATAAACAACATAGGAGGACTATTTTCTGCAAGAAAAATATCAAAATACTTCAAACATGAAAACAGAAAAATATCACTTGATAAAATATTAAGATATATTTCCTACATAATAGATGCAAATATCATCATGAAAAGCAAACGTGAAAACATGAAAGGAAAACAAATACTAACAATAAATGAAAAATATTACTTAGTGGATGTAGGATTATACAATAATTTAATACCAAAACAATACAGAAATATTGGGAGTATTCTTGAAAATATAATATATGTAGAACTCATAAGAAGAGGCTATAAAATCACAATAGGAAAACAAGATAACCTAGAAGTAGATTTTATATGTAGAAACTTAGAAAAAACAATATATATCCAAGTATCATGGTCAATAGTTGACCAAACAACACAAGAAAGAGAAATTAAACCCCTACTAAACATTAAAGACAATAACCCAAAATATATACTATCCATGGATACATTTAATTTCTCAAGAGACAACATCACTCATATAAATGTAATAGACTTCTTAAAAAATGAAACAATATGA
- a CDS encoding aldo/keto reductase, which produces MEYRTIGNTGIKISEIAFGAEWMGAFSDEEVTELVKYCKKQGINSLDCWMSDPDIRRKLGNAIADDREYWIIQGHIGSTWQNNQYVRTRDMTQVKKSFKDLLDKFNTDYMDFGMIHYVDEVKEYEKIMNGEFIEYVRQLKKENKIHHIGISTHNADVALLAAREEEIELILFSINPAFDIMPATEDLEVYRDNSKYTADLNSIDPKRVELYQLCEDNNTALTVMKGYDGGILFDEKESPFGVALTPVHCIEYALSRPAVKSIFVGIKTIKELDGALEYYNATEEEKDYNKILAKSTKRSFEGQCTYCGHCAPCPVNINVAMITKYHDLAVIQEEVPESIREHYNNLQAHASDCIECGGCEDRCPFNVKIIELMHKAEKLFGN; this is translated from the coding sequence ATGGAGTATAGAACAATAGGAAATACAGGAATTAAGATAAGTGAAATAGCATTTGGAGCAGAATGGATGGGAGCATTCTCTGATGAAGAAGTAACAGAACTTGTCAAGTACTGTAAAAAACAAGGAATTAACTCACTAGATTGTTGGATGTCTGACCCAGATATTAGACGAAAACTCGGAAATGCAATAGCTGATGATAGAGAATACTGGATAATACAAGGACATATTGGTTCAACATGGCAAAACAATCAATATGTACGAACAAGAGACATGACACAAGTAAAAAAATCATTCAAGGACCTACTAGATAAATTTAATACAGACTACATGGACTTTGGAATGATACACTATGTAGATGAAGTAAAAGAATATGAAAAAATAATGAATGGAGAATTCATAGAATACGTAAGACAACTAAAAAAAGAAAACAAGATACATCACATAGGAATAAGCACACATAATGCAGATGTAGCACTACTTGCTGCAAGAGAAGAAGAAATAGAATTAATACTATTTAGTATAAACCCTGCATTTGATATAATGCCTGCAACAGAAGATCTTGAAGTCTACAGAGACAATTCCAAGTACACTGCAGACTTAAATAGTATAGATCCAAAAAGAGTAGAATTATACCAGTTATGTGAAGATAATAATACAGCACTAACTGTGATGAAGGGATATGATGGTGGAATACTCTTCGATGAAAAAGAATCACCATTTGGTGTAGCATTAACACCAGTACACTGCATAGAATATGCATTATCAAGGCCAGCAGTAAAATCCATATTTGTGGGAATAAAAACAATAAAAGAATTAGATGGAGCACTAGAATATTATAATGCAACAGAAGAAGAAAAAGATTATAATAAAATCCTTGCAAAGTCAACAAAACGTTCCTTTGAGGGTCAATGTACATACTGTGGGCACTGTGCACCATGTCCTGTAAATATTAATGTTGCAATGATAACAAAGTATCATGATTTAGCAGTGATACAAGAAGAAGTACCTGAAAGTATACGAGAACACTATAATAACCTCCAAGCACATGCAAGTGATTGTATAGAATGTGGTGGCTGTGAGGATAGATGTCCATTTAATGTGAAAATAATAGAACTCATGCATAAAGCAGAAAAACTATTTGGAAACTAG
- a CDS encoding sodium-dependent transporter, with protein sequence MSENKQKWDSNLSFLFAMIGSAVGLGNIWRYPYVAYTNGGGSFLIPYIVSIICMGIPLLFVEYGAGFKFKAGMSKIVREINKKYEYLGWFILTPTFFILTYYCCVVAWDLIYLPLSFTKGWGASPDNFFTNIVLDAGNPGGLFHIAILVLCAVVIVWFILWFISHRNLNEGVGKFNKIFIPLLFVMMIIIVLSAITLPGASIGIAKLLTPNLSAIFDLNIWLAAFGQILFSLSVGMSIALAYASYLDDKTDLPKNALTVAIANSLFEIFTAIGVFAILGYMSTTHNIPIDQLVSQGTGLAFVVFPQIFNVMGTLGYIIGPLFFFCLLFAGLTSNISVIEPLALAISDKFALSRSKAVTIVCGAGFIISLIYTTSMGGDLLGIVDTFANNFGVVFNVILEIIIFAWIYGLENIIPSINKNAKFLKLGHKWTILVKYVILVIVLCIWISGIVTTLLSGETLTVTVELILFIALIGIPAVLTKLPARNDDY encoded by the coding sequence ATGTCAGAAAATAAACAAAAATGGGACAGTAATCTCAGCTTTCTTTTTGCAATGATAGGCTCTGCAGTAGGACTAGGTAATATATGGCGTTACCCCTATGTTGCATATACAAATGGGGGAGGATCATTTCTAATACCCTACATAGTTTCAATAATATGTATGGGTATACCACTACTATTTGTTGAATACGGAGCAGGATTCAAATTTAAAGCAGGAATGAGTAAAATTGTCCGTGAAATAAATAAGAAATATGAATACCTTGGATGGTTTATATTAACACCAACATTTTTTATATTAACATATTATTGTTGTGTAGTAGCATGGGATTTAATATATCTACCACTAAGCTTTACAAAGGGATGGGGAGCAAGTCCTGATAACTTCTTTACAAATATAGTATTAGATGCAGGAAATCCTGGAGGATTATTCCACATAGCAATACTAGTACTATGTGCTGTAGTAATAGTATGGTTTATATTATGGTTTATATCACATCGTAATCTTAATGAAGGTGTAGGTAAATTTAATAAAATATTCATACCATTACTATTTGTAATGATGATTATCATAGTATTATCAGCAATAACTCTTCCTGGAGCAAGTATAGGTATTGCTAAACTATTAACACCAAATCTAAGTGCAATATTTGACCTAAATATATGGTTAGCAGCATTTGGACAAATATTGTTTAGTTTAAGTGTGGGAATGAGTATAGCTCTAGCATATGCAAGCTATCTTGATGATAAAACTGATCTTCCAAAAAATGCATTAACAGTAGCTATTGCAAATTCATTATTTGAAATATTTACAGCTATTGGTGTATTTGCAATTCTTGGATATATGAGTACAACTCATAATATTCCAATAGATCAACTGGTAAGTCAAGGTACAGGTCTTGCATTTGTGGTTTTCCCTCAAATATTTAATGTAATGGGAACACTTGGATATATTATAGGACCATTGTTCTTCTTCTGTTTATTATTTGCTGGTTTAACATCAAACATATCAGTTATAGAACCATTAGCACTTGCAATATCTGATAAATTTGCATTATCTCGTTCAAAAGCAGTTACAATTGTCTGTGGTGCAGGATTTATAATATCCTTAATTTATACAACCTCTATGGGTGGTGACCTACTAGGTATTGTAGATACATTTGCTAATAACTTTGGAGTAGTATTTAATGTTATACTTGAAATAATTATATTTGCATGGATTTATGGTCTTGAAAACATAATTCCAAGTATTAATAAAAATGCTAAGTTTCTTAAATTAGGACATAAATGGACAATACTAGTTAAGTATGTGATTCTAGTAATAGTATTATGTATATGGATTTCTGGTATTGTAACAACATTACTAAGTGGTGAAACATTAACTGTTACTGTTGAATTAATATTATTTATTGCACTAATTGGTATTCCAGCAGTATTAACAAAGCTTCCAGCTAGAAATGATGACTATTAG
- a CDS encoding TrmO family methyltransferase — MVKKISYKPIGKIHSIYNNLEDLPKNSRDFGIIEASLEVNPEFIEAMADLKVNEEYYVIFHFHKSKGYDLTVPLNGKGPMTGLFSTNAPRRPNPIGITKINIKRIEDNFIIFSGVDLLDGTPVLDIKNIE; from the coding sequence TTGGTTAAAAAGATTAGTTACAAGCCAATCGGAAAAATACATTCCATCTACAATAATTTAGAAGACCTACCTAAAAATTCACGAGATTTTGGTATTATTGAAGCCAGTTTAGAAGTAAATCCTGAATTTATAGAAGCTATGGCAGATTTAAAAGTTAATGAAGAATACTATGTTATATTTCACTTTCATAAATCAAAAGGTTATGATTTAACTGTTCCCCTTAATGGTAAAGGTCCAATGACAGGTCTTTTCTCAACAAATGCTCCTCGCAGACCAAATCCAATAGGCATTACTAAAATTAACATAAAACGAATTGAAGATAATTTCATAATATTCTCTGGTGTTGACCTACTTGATGGTACACCTGTTCTAGATATTAAAAATATTGAATAA
- a CDS encoding ferredoxin: MVEIVLERDDCTSCGNCVEIDETLFTFDSDDKATMVGAQRDDDMDELEVEDASIYQQAADACSGECIEVYDD; encoded by the coding sequence ATGGTAGAAATAGTATTAGAAAGAGATGATTGTACAAGTTGTGGAAATTGTGTAGAAATAGATGAAACATTATTTACATTTGATAGTGATGATAAGGCAACAATGGTTGGTGCACAAAGAGATGATGATATGGATGAACTGGAAGTAGAAGATGCATCAATATACCAGCAAGCAGCAGATGCATGTTCTGGTGAATGTATTGAAGTGTATGATGATTAA
- a CDS encoding flavodoxin family protein yields the protein MKVLLVNGSPREKGCTYTALTEIAQQLKQNDIDSEIYWMGLKTIRGCIACGACKKNPGKCVFDDDICNELINKMVEADGVVFGSPVYYASVRGEVCTLLDRVFYAAGSKFAGKPAAGIVSCRRGGSTASYDRFNKYFGISRMPIVSSQYWNGVHGNTPDEVKEDLEGLQIMRTLADEMAWLLKAIENTPRPEAEKPTPTNFIR from the coding sequence ATGAAAGTATTATTAGTAAATGGTAGTCCTCGTGAAAAGGGATGTACCTACACAGCATTAACTGAAATAGCACAACAATTAAAACAAAATGATATTGATAGTGAGATATACTGGATGGGATTGAAAACAATTCGTGGATGTATTGCATGTGGTGCATGTAAGAAAAATCCTGGTAAATGTGTATTTGATGATGATATCTGTAATGAGTTAATTAATAAAATGGTTGAAGCTGATGGTGTGGTATTTGGTTCACCAGTATACTATGCGAGTGTACGTGGAGAAGTATGCACATTACTTGATCGTGTATTTTATGCAGCAGGCAGTAAATTTGCTGGAAAACCTGCAGCAGGTATTGTAAGTTGTCGTCGTGGTGGTTCTACAGCATCATATGATAGATTTAATAAGTATTTTGGTATTTCAAGAATGCCTATAGTATCTAGTCAGTACTGGAATGGTGTTCATGGTAATACTCCTGATGAAGTAAAAGAGGATCTTGAAGGATTACAAATTATGAGAACTCTTGCTGATGAAATGGCATGGCTACTTAAGGCTATTGAAAATACTCCAAGACCTGAAGCAGAGAAACCTACACCTACAAACTTTATAAGATAA
- a CDS encoding Ig-like domain repeat protein, whose translation MIFLVVTVMLLIGSAAATDTTDNDINNMGVSDSLSVSSTSSMNTTGNTATATTQNKINSSSTSSKTINSITSSTTSSSTGSSLNNSSTASSISSGTKSIKSSSSSTNLTTKTSVTSVTGSPGKTVTLKAVIRLSNGTYVKNGTVAFKINGKTIGQTSVSGGGAKLNYTIPSSFVNTKYTITAVYGGNSVYASSKSNGNLTLTPNTSTKVSVNKLTAYAGQNVLLKATVKTSSNVGVTSGKVAFKINGKTVGYGSVSNGVATLNYTIPTSYKDSTYTITVVYGGNGKYITSRSNGVLSVYQRQATSVTVSSIASAAGKTVTLIGTVKTSGGAYVKNGTVAFKINGKTVGYANVSGGVAKLNYNIPSNFRDASYTITVVYGENNYYNSNKANGTLRLSNSANIIVPAGYEKYVVSTSNCNIKASNIQSLANSILNKMSGSSTLSVAKYIFTYINSITSYSGYYNTRYGASKTLSNRYGNCVDLAHLVIAVTRACNIPARYCHATCYFRSGLVTGHVWAEVYVGGTWYKCDASSKSNTFGSTVNWRTSGSVTRYISLPF comes from the coding sequence TTGATCTTCTTAGTAGTAACAGTAATGTTACTCATAGGATCAGCTGCGGCTACTGATACAACAGACAATGATATAAACAATATGGGTGTATCAGATAGCTTATCAGTAAGTAGTACTTCAAGTATGAATACTACTGGTAATACCGCAACTGCTACAACACAAAACAAGATAAATTCAAGTAGCACATCAAGTAAAACAATTAATAGCATAACTAGCAGTACTACTTCTAGTAGTACAGGAAGTTCATTAAACAATTCATCAACAGCAAGTTCTATTTCATCAGGGACAAAATCAATTAAAAGCAGTTCAAGCAGCACTAATTTAACTACCAAGACATCTGTTACTTCAGTGACAGGGTCTCCTGGTAAAACTGTGACTTTAAAAGCAGTTATAAGATTAAGTAATGGGACATATGTTAAGAATGGTACTGTTGCATTTAAGATTAATGGTAAGACTATAGGTCAAACTAGTGTATCTGGTGGTGGAGCAAAATTAAATTATACAATTCCATCATCATTTGTTAATACTAAATATACTATTACCGCAGTATATGGGGGAAACTCTGTATATGCATCATCAAAAAGCAATGGAAATTTAACATTAACACCAAATACAAGTACAAAAGTATCAGTAAATAAACTAACAGCTTATGCTGGTCAAAATGTACTATTGAAGGCTACTGTTAAGACAAGTAGTAATGTGGGTGTAACTTCAGGAAAAGTTGCATTTAAGATTAATGGTAAAACTGTTGGATATGGTTCTGTATCTAATGGTGTAGCAACATTAAATTATACAATACCAACAAGTTATAAGGATTCAACATATACAATTACTGTAGTTTATGGGGGAAATGGTAAATATATAACTTCCCGTTCTAATGGTGTTTTAAGTGTATATCAAAGACAAGCTACCAGTGTAACTGTAAGTAGTATAGCTTCTGCGGCTGGTAAAACTGTGACTTTAATAGGTACAGTAAAAACTAGTGGTGGAGCATATGTTAAGAATGGTACTGTTGCATTTAAGATTAATGGTAAAACTGTTGGATATGCTAATGTATCTGGAGGTGTAGCTAAGTTAAATTATAATATACCTTCAAATTTCAGAGATGCATCATATACAATTACAGTAGTGTATGGAGAAAACAATTATTATAACTCAAATAAGGCTAATGGTACATTAAGATTATCAAATTCTGCTAATATTATTGTACCAGCAGGTTATGAGAAGTATGTTGTATCTACATCAAATTGTAATATTAAGGCTTCTAATATTCAATCACTAGCTAATAGTATTTTAAATAAGATGTCTGGTTCAAGTACTTTAAGTGTTGCAAAGTATATATTCACATATATTAATAGTATTACATCATATAGTGGTTATTATAATACACGTTATGGTGCTTCAAAGACTTTATCTAATAGGTATGGTAATTGTGTTGATTTAGCACACCTTGTTATTGCAGTTACAAGAGCTTGCAATATACCTGCACGTTATTGTCATGCTACATGTTATTTCCGTAGTGGTCTTGTTACAGGTCATGTATGGGCAGAAGTATATGTTGGTGGCACATGGTATAAATGTGATGCTTCATCTAAAAGTAATACATTTGGTAGTACTGTGAATTGGCGGACTAGTGGGTCTGTTACAAGGTATATTTCATTACCATTCTAA
- a CDS encoding flavodoxin family protein — MKVIGLCASPRGENSNVKIALETALEAAAAKGAETELIDVAKLQIMGCQADNYCKAHDGKCAIDDDMQKVYKAIEEADGIILGTPIYFIDVTAQAKLVIDRMYSYFMHEPSQELFSKKTFSIITTNGASEEEVYMPQVKAQLQAFGMLGFQTGEIVTLSENNEPLAIKEKEDQLEKARKVGENII; from the coding sequence ATGAAAGTAATAGGATTATGTGCAAGCCCAAGAGGCGAAAACAGTAACGTGAAAATAGCATTAGAAACAGCACTTGAAGCAGCAGCTGCAAAAGGTGCAGAAACAGAATTAATCGACGTTGCAAAACTACAAATAATGGGATGTCAAGCAGACAACTACTGTAAAGCACACGACGGAAAATGTGCAATAGATGACGACATGCAAAAAGTATACAAAGCAATCGAAGAAGCAGATGGAATCATCCTTGGAACACCAATTTACTTTATCGACGTAACAGCACAAGCAAAACTCGTAATAGACAGAATGTACTCATATTTCATGCACGAACCATCACAAGAACTTTTCTCCAAAAAAACATTCTCAATAATCACAACCAATGGTGCATCAGAAGAAGAAGTATACATGCCACAAGTTAAAGCACAACTTCAAGCATTCGGAATGCTCGGATTCCAAACAGGAGAAATAGTAACCTTATCTGAAAACAACGAACCACTAGCAATCAAAGAAAAAGAAGACCAACTTGAAAAAGCAAGAAAAGTAGGAGAAAACATAATATAA
- a CDS encoding ImmA/IrrE family metallo-endopeptidase, whose protein sequence is MNKYPKYYLELDEEAKKCREMWDVSVDDSIDLFAVVLGKIKDLTIIFLNFDNDFSGCCHESENNQKIIFINKNHSYGRQRFTLAHELYHLLVEKNGDYPNKSSEKNANIFASCLLLPHTALRKYEEKEIKGWNMENIIKAEQYFQISHSAFLKRLLLLKKINKTEYNTLQYNVKRKAMELGYPTKLYDESYENNEVVLGNYLKLVKKLEDYGLISHGKKEEILMDAFYDNLVFDQEEVSID, encoded by the coding sequence ATGAATAAATATCCTAAATATTATTTGGAATTAGATGAAGAAGCAAAAAAATGTAGGGAAATGTGGGATGTATCTGTTGATGATTCTATTGATCTATTTGCTGTAGTGTTAGGTAAAATTAAAGATTTAACAATTATTTTTTTAAATTTTGATAATGATTTTAGTGGATGTTGTCATGAATCTGAAAATAATCAGAAAATAATTTTCATAAATAAGAATCATTCTTATGGAAGACAACGTTTTACTTTGGCTCATGAATTGTATCATTTATTAGTTGAAAAAAATGGGGATTATCCTAATAAATCTAGTGAAAAAAATGCAAATATATTTGCTTCCTGTTTGTTATTACCACATACAGCTTTAAGAAAATATGAGGAAAAAGAGATTAAAGGATGGAATATGGAGAATATTATTAAAGCAGAACAATATTTTCAAATTAGTCACAGTGCTTTTTTAAAAAGATTATTACTGTTAAAAAAAATAAATAAAACCGAATATAATACATTACAATATAATGTGAAACGTAAGGCTATGGAGTTAGGATATCCTACAAAATTATATGATGAAAGTTATGAAAATAATGAAGTAGTTTTAGGAAATTATTTAAAACTAGTAAAAAAATTAGAAGATTATGGATTAATATCTCATGGAAAAAAAGAAGAAATCTTGATGGATGCCTTTTATGATAATTTGGTATTTGATCAAGAGGAGGTTTCAATTGATTAA
- a CDS encoding helix-turn-helix domain-containing protein, with translation MKVIGVRLKSLREENNFTQKQIADYLDYDQSYIAKLEKGERNLTVYALEELCDLYNCSEDYILEGKGTCVQLKYNFRKNVKKLNIHTIAKMNKLVRNLDFLSEIAKEIDD, from the coding sequence ATGAAAGTTATTGGGGTAAGATTAAAGTCATTAAGAGAAGAAAATAACTTCACTCAAAAACAGATTGCAGACTATTTAGATTATGATCAAAGTTATATAGCCAAATTAGAAAAAGGTGAGAGAAATCTAACTGTATATGCATTAGAAGAGTTATGTGATTTATATAATTGTTCTGAAGATTATATACTAGAAGGAAAAGGAACATGTGTTCAATTAAAATATAATTTTAGAAAGAATGTGAAAAAATTAAATATTCATACAATTGCAAAAATGAATAAATTAGTAAGAAACTTAGATTTTTTATCTGAAATAGCAAAGGAGATCGATGATTAA
- a CDS encoding transposase has product MTIIPEQVQDNKMINIKESNKNHKHDTQFAKACLRSIKQYKPYYIVADKAYDTEPIRKIINEELNSFNIIPIKPNQKQDYTDLKVQHYSDI; this is encoded by the coding sequence ATGACAATTATACCAGAACAAGTACAAGACAATAAAATGATAAATATAAAAGAATCCAACAAAAACCATAAACATGATACACAGTTTGCAAAAGCATGTTTAAGAAGTATAAAACAATATAAACCATATTATATAGTAGCAGACAAAGCATATGATACAGAACCAATACGCAAAATAATAAATGAAGAATTAAACTCATTTAATATAATACCAATCAAACCCAATCAAAAACAGGATTATACAGACTTAAAAGTACAACATTATTCAGATATCTAA
- a CDS encoding DUF3467 domain-containing protein — MNEENIKQNNILIPEDLPEIHITGCAVASTPYNIRLILFNEELEKTGDISDTLELFKTAKAEVIMHPAVAKQVADLLNNAIENYEKNK; from the coding sequence TTGAATGAAGAAAATATTAAACAAAACAATATATTAATTCCTGAAGATTTACCTGAAATACATATAACTGGTTGTGCAGTAGCATCAACACCATATAATATACGTTTGATTTTATTCAATGAAGAATTAGAAAAAACAGGAGATATTTCAGATACTTTAGAATTATTTAAAACTGCAAAAGCAGAAGTAATTATGCACCCTGCAGTAGCAAAACAAGTAGCAGACTTATTAAATAATGCAATTGAAAATTATGAAAAAAATAAGTAA
- a CDS encoding winged helix-turn-helix domain-containing protein, translating into MILEELFGKTARIKIMEELLSKWGQFLTAEEISTMAEVSKKTVYIHMNKLEELGLITVEKKSMRRYKLNENDERALALGLIETNEYSRQNSSMVVD; encoded by the coding sequence ATGATACTCGAAGAATTATTTGGAAAAACTGCACGAATAAAAATAATGGAAGAATTATTATCTAAATGGGGACAATTTCTTACAGCAGAAGAAATATCCACTATGGCAGAAGTTTCTAAAAAAACAGTTTATATTCATATGAATAAACTTGAAGAACTTGGACTTATTACAGTTGAAAAAAAATCTATGAGAAGATATAAATTAAATGAAAATGATGAACGTGCATTAGCTTTAGGATTAATTGAAACAAATGAATATTCAAGACAAAATAGTTCTATGGTTGTGGATTAG
- a CDS encoding NADH:flavin oxidoreductase: protein MLSYSVHRGNFIAKNRLVRSATVTGYADKEGYLNDKVYETYHDLAYGGVGTIIVEASILSNCRGYEHFPRIDCDERISEYTRLASVIHEGDCLAIVQLTQANYIKDNKEVDVDNLSTSDIEQIIKNHADGARRVKEAGFDGVEIHAAHGFLLSRFLNSNYNHRSDKYGVDNCTILGEIFTAIRDVVGYDFAIWIKLDTVNADNGITPEDCVRTCKYLSDMQIGAIELSCTPSIVAGIKAYENEGYNKDVGMEVMRQVYCPVILVGGIRSLEEAEEDLFDGFEAISLSRPLLCEPDLPNKWLGGDNTPSKCISCNFCIKNPGYGCVLNK, encoded by the coding sequence ATGTTATCATATTCAGTACATAGAGGAAATTTTATTGCGAAAAATAGACTTGTAAGATCAGCTACTGTTACAGGTTATGCTGATAAGGAGGGTTATTTAAATGATAAGGTATATGAGACTTATCATGATTTAGCATATGGTGGTGTTGGAACAATTATAGTGGAGGCTAGTATTCTTAGTAATTGTAGAGGTTATGAACATTTTCCAAGAATTGATTGTGATGAAAGAATAAGTGAATATACTCGTCTTGCATCTGTTATTCATGAAGGAGATTGTCTTGCAATAGTACAATTAACTCAAGCTAATTATATTAAGGATAATAAAGAAGTAGATGTTGATAATTTAAGTACTAGTGATATTGAACAGATTATAAAAAATCATGCTGATGGTGCTCGTCGTGTGAAAGAGGCTGGTTTTGATGGTGTTGAGATTCATGCAGCTCATGGTTTTTTATTAAGTAGGTTTTTAAATAGTAATTATAATCATCGTAGTGATAAGTATGGTGTTGATAATTGTACTATTTTAGGTGAAATATTTACTGCTATTCGTGATGTTGTAGGTTATGATTTTGCAATATGGATTAAATTAGATACTGTGAATGCTGATAATGGAATTACACCAGAGGATTGTGTGAGAACATGTAAATACTTATCGGATATGCAGATTGGTGCTATTGAGCTTAGTTGTACTCCATCTATTGTTGCTGGTATTAAGGCTTATGAAAATGAGGGATATAATAAAGATGTAGGTATGGAAGTTATGAGACAGGTGTATTGTCCTGTTATTCTTGTTGGTGGAATACGTAGCTTGGAAGAAGCTGAAGAGGATTTATTTGATGGTTTTGAAGCTATTTCATTATCCAGACCATTGTTATGTGAACCTGATTTACCAAATAAATGGCTTGGTGGAGATAATACACCATCTAAGTGTATATCCTGTAATTTTTGTATAAAAAATCCTGGATATGGTTGTGTTCTTAATAAGTGA